From the genome of Blautia pseudococcoides, one region includes:
- a CDS encoding ABC transporter permease, with protein sequence MKTMAFASRNAKEILRDKTSLGFGIGFPVILLLLLSLIGANAPVDMFQIDKLTPGIAVFGMSFISLFSGMIIAKDRTSSFIMRLFASPMRAGDFIAGYTLPLIPMTVVQVLICFAAAMILGLSPSFNILLTVVVFIPAALLFIGIGLLCGSVFNDKQVGGACGALLTNLSAWLSGTWFDPAMVGGVFEKLAECLPFLHAVDAGRYALAGEYSRIIPELTWVLVYAAVVDVIAVLVFRHKMKSE encoded by the coding sequence ATGAAAACAATGGCGTTTGCGTCACGTAACGCGAAGGAGATTCTGAGGGATAAAACGAGCCTGGGATTCGGCATTGGATTTCCTGTGATCCTTCTGCTGCTTTTGTCTCTTATTGGAGCCAATGCTCCGGTGGATATGTTTCAGATAGATAAGCTGACGCCGGGTATTGCTGTGTTTGGTATGTCATTTATATCGCTGTTTTCCGGTATGATCATTGCAAAAGACAGAACGAGTTCCTTTATTATGCGGCTGTTTGCCTCACCAATGAGGGCAGGGGATTTCATAGCGGGTTATACGCTGCCGCTGATCCCAATGACAGTAGTACAGGTATTGATATGCTTTGCAGCTGCAATGATCCTCGGACTTTCCCCCAGTTTCAATATTCTGCTGACTGTGGTGGTCTTCATACCGGCAGCGCTGTTGTTTATTGGAATTGGCCTGTTGTGCGGCAGTGTTTTTAATGATAAACAGGTGGGCGGTGCCTGCGGCGCACTGCTCACCAACCTGAGTGCATGGCTTTCCGGAACCTGGTTTGATCCGGCTATGGTTGGCGGAGTGTTTGAAAAGCTGGCTGAATGCCTTCCGTTTCTGCACGCTGTGGACGCGGGAAGATATGCGCTTGCAGGGGAATACAGCAGGATCATACCGGAACTTACATGGGTGCTGGTCTATGCGGCTGTAGTGGATGTGATAGCTGTGCTGGTGTTCAGACATAAGATGAAAAGTGAATAG
- a CDS encoding helix-turn-helix domain-containing protein, whose amino-acid sequence MISANLNTLRRQRGYSQEEVAEKIGVSRQAVAKWERGETVPDLDNTMALAELYGVSLDDLVNYQAKKEGLQIPPKGKHVFGSVNVGERGQIVIPKKARDIFRIKPGDSLLILGDEEQGLAMVKTEVFMELAKEILEKGGRFDEGYRDESFDKEI is encoded by the coding sequence ATGATTTCTGCGAATTTGAATACACTGCGCAGACAGAGGGGCTACTCCCAGGAGGAGGTAGCCGAGAAAATAGGAGTTTCCCGCCAGGCAGTGGCGAAATGGGAGCGCGGGGAGACGGTGCCGGATTTGGATAATACCATGGCGCTTGCCGAACTGTATGGGGTAAGTTTAGATGATCTGGTGAATTATCAGGCAAAAAAGGAGGGACTTCAGATACCGCCAAAGGGAAAACATGTATTTGGTTCTGTAAATGTTGGGGAGCGGGGACAGATCGTCATACCTAAAAAAGCGAGGGACATTTTTCGGATCAAACCCGGGGACAGTCTTTTGATACTTGGTGATGAAGAACAGGGGCTTGCCATGGTGAAGACGGAAGTTTTTATGGAGCTGGCAAAAGAGATCCTGGAAAAAGGGGGAAGATTTGATGAAGGCTATCGAGACGAATCATTTGATAAAGAAATATAA
- a CDS encoding 4Fe-4S binding protein, with translation MSDFDPAPALGLTEESSNEEIKNAAFQFVHEVGYMVFGTTAIDGKMPTARGLEVHYLDDAGNFYIGIAKGKPVYYELQKNPYVVGTIIRDTVKRLSASVRLSAHVTEVDPEKHPEIYTKYWELNPGTKALYRKDLDMFRIFILDSGEGEIFHLPDDDIVCRLRFCFGGACVRPWAYVIAQERCVGCGTCEEACMEDVIHPTADGKYEIKHFGCLECGRCAMNCPNDAIDCNCR, from the coding sequence ATGTCAGATTTTGATCCAGCTCCGGCTTTGGGGCTGACAGAAGAAAGTTCCAATGAAGAAATAAAAAACGCAGCCTTTCAGTTTGTCCATGAAGTGGGCTATATGGTGTTCGGCACAACTGCGATTGATGGGAAAATGCCTACAGCCAGAGGTCTGGAGGTACACTATCTGGATGATGCAGGCAACTTTTATATTGGTATTGCAAAGGGAAAACCCGTGTATTATGAGCTTCAGAAAAATCCTTATGTGGTAGGGACCATTATCCGTGACACGGTGAAACGCTTATCTGCAAGTGTCAGGCTGAGTGCCCATGTGACAGAGGTTGACCCTGAAAAACATCCGGAAATTTATACAAAATACTGGGAGCTGAATCCCGGAACAAAGGCACTGTACAGGAAAGACCTGGATATGTTCCGCATATTCATACTGGACAGCGGGGAAGGAGAAATCTTTCACCTTCCGGATGATGACATTGTCTGCCGCCTGCGTTTCTGTTTCGGCGGCGCCTGCGTTCGTCCCTGGGCTTATGTGATCGCTCAGGAGCGCTGTGTGGGATGCGGTACCTGCGAGGAGGCTTGTATGGAGGATGTGATCCATCCTACGGCTGACGGCAAATATGAGATCAAACATTTTGGATGCCTGGAGTGCGGACGTTGTGCCATGAACTGTCCGAATGATGCCATAGACTGCAACTGCAGGTAA
- a CDS encoding ABC transporter ATP-binding protein, whose product MKAIETNHLIKKYKDVTAVDALCLSVKQGELFALLGVNGAGKTTTIKMLSCLTAPSGGDAHLLGDSVVTAPMKVKEKINLSPQETAVAPNLTVRENLEFVCGIYGIGKAEAGVKAKDMIERCSLGEIAGKKARMLSGGWQRRLSIAMALISEPEILFLDEPTLGLDVLARRELWDMIEKLKGKVTVVLTTHYLEEAENLSDRIGIMAGGRLFAVGTAEELTKKAGKETFEEAFVVLCRGGGIS is encoded by the coding sequence ATGAAGGCTATCGAGACGAATCATTTGATAAAGAAATATAAGGACGTGACCGCTGTGGACGCCCTGTGTCTTTCTGTGAAACAGGGAGAGTTATTTGCACTTCTGGGTGTAAACGGAGCGGGAAAAACAACCACCATTAAAATGTTATCCTGCCTCACCGCGCCCAGCGGGGGAGACGCTCATCTTTTGGGGGACAGTGTGGTGACTGCGCCTATGAAGGTGAAGGAAAAAATCAATCTTTCTCCCCAGGAGACAGCAGTGGCCCCCAATCTGACCGTGCGGGAAAATCTGGAGTTTGTCTGCGGTATTTACGGAATCGGAAAAGCGGAGGCTGGCGTTAAGGCAAAGGATATGATAGAGAGATGCAGTCTTGGAGAAATTGCGGGCAAAAAGGCCAGGATGCTTTCCGGAGGGTGGCAGAGACGGCTTTCTATCGCTATGGCGCTTATCTCAGAACCGGAAATTCTCTTTCTGGATGAACCCACACTGGGACTTGACGTGCTGGCAAGAAGGGAACTGTGGGACATGATTGAAAAATTGAAGGGGAAAGTGACAGTGGTGCTAACCACCCATTATCTGGAGGAGGCGGAGAACCTTTCCGACAGGATCGGTATTATGGCCGGAGGCAGGCTTTTTGCTGTGGGAACAGCAGAAGAACTGACAAAAAAGGCGGGTAAGGAAACATTTGAGGAAGCGTTTGTTGTGCTGTGCAGAGGAGGCGGTATATCATGA
- a CDS encoding TetR/AcrR family transcriptional regulator, translating into MGAAAGEGKKQENKKEEILNVSRKFFIEQGYEKTSMRQIAAAADVSLGLVAYHFKTKRDIALEIVQRMYHRFAAFAKMYVNRHRNPILYSGLLVNLNYMVLSSEKYEAFYRDILRNDILLDVIAKSGVETYMSIRDNYRQDLSDEEAEKMGWYGNFISVSMERTLVLYDDSLEMMEGSIPDVIFKSYMGLWRFPDVDRIMDEVCIESQELAEKILREHPEIYG; encoded by the coding sequence ATGGGAGCAGCTGCAGGGGAAGGGAAAAAACAGGAAAACAAGAAAGAAGAGATTCTGAACGTATCCCGGAAATTTTTTATAGAGCAAGGATATGAGAAGACAAGTATGCGGCAGATTGCGGCTGCCGCGGATGTGAGTCTGGGGCTGGTAGCCTATCACTTTAAGACAAAACGTGACATTGCGCTGGAGATCGTACAGCGGATGTACCACCGGTTTGCTGCCTTTGCCAAAATGTATGTGAACCGGCACAGAAACCCCATCTTATACTCCGGGCTTCTGGTCAATCTGAATTACATGGTGTTATCCTCAGAAAAATATGAGGCCTTCTACAGAGATATACTGCGCAATGACATACTGCTTGATGTGATAGCCAAGTCAGGCGTGGAGACTTATATGAGTATCCGTGACAATTACAGACAAGATCTGTCTGATGAGGAAGCGGAGAAGATGGGATGGTACGGCAATTTTATTTCCGTCAGCATGGAGCGGACACTGGTGCTCTATGATGACAGCCTGGAGATGATGGAGGGAAGCATACCGGACGTTATCTTCAAGTCCTATATGGGCTTGTGGAGGTTTCCCGATGTGGATAGAATCATGGATGAGGTCTGTATAGAGAGCCAGGAACTGGCGGAAAAGATCCTGAGAGAGCATCCGGAGATCTACGGGTAG